From Hippoglossus stenolepis isolate QCI-W04-F060 chromosome 6, HSTE1.2, whole genome shotgun sequence, a single genomic window includes:
- the LOC118111457 gene encoding haloacid dehalogenase-like hydrolase domain-containing 5, with translation MRGLLSFCRGLHTLSNRQARRKAGIVGSRCGFCGTQSNSKPQPNFGLLFDIDGVLVRGRMPIPAAKRAFEKLVDSQGQFVVPVVFVTNAGNCLRQKKADQLSHILGVPITQDQVIMSHSPLRMFKKFHEKCVLVSGQGPVLEIAKNLGFNNVVSIDMLRESYPLLDMVDHNRRPKLPSSAVVNHPKVEAVILFGEPIRWETNLQLIIDILLTNGNLSSVHQTQKRPHLPLLTCNMDLMWMAEANSPRFGHGTFLVCLENIYKKITGKELKYEALMGKPSELTYHFAEYLIRSQAMERQWKLPITSLYAIGDNLMTDIYGANLYNRYLEERVSRKNPKAVAKMAAATGSTTAVPQDEDIDNLWESELALPSATSCKSVLVCTGVYNPNAEVPSDANRCIKETVFHGHRDFRFDPALVEPGHIVQDVAEAVDLIFEQEKFVPK, from the exons ATGAGGGGCCTCCTGTCGTTCTGCCGGGGCTTGCACACCCTGAGTAACCGTCAAGCCCGACGCAAAGCTGGGATTGTCGGTTCTCGGTGCGGCTTTTGCGGAACTCAGTCTAATAGCAAG CCACAGCCAAACTTTGGGCTGTTGTTTGACATCGATGGCGTGCTTGTGCGAGGAAGGATGCCAATCCCCGCCGCCAAGAGGGCCTTCGAAAAGCTGGTGGACTCTCAGGGACAGTTTGTGGTGCCGGTGGTTTTCGTCACCAACGCAGGGAACTGCCTCCGGCAGAAGAAGGCAGACCAGCTCTCCCACATCCTGGGAGTACCT ATCACTCAAGATCAAGTCATCATGTCCCATAGTCCACTGAGGATGTTCAAGAAGTTCCATGAGAAGTGTGTGCTGGTGTCGGGACAGGGACCAGTCCTGGAAATAGCTAAAAA TTTGGGCTTTAATAATGTTGTGAGTATCGATATGCTGAGGGAATCGTACCCATTGCTGGACATGGTGGATCACAACAGGAGACCCAAACTGCCG tccAGTGCTGTGGTCAACCATCCCAAGGTTGAAG CTGTGATTCTGTTCGGGGAGCCGATCCGATGGGAGACCAACCTGCAGCTGATAATCGACATTCTGTTGACCAACGGTAACCTCAGCAGTGTTCACCAAACCCAAAAGAGGCCTCACCTCCCCCTGCTCACCTGCAACATGGACCTCATGTGGATGGCTGAGGCCAATTCTCCACG GTTTGGCCATGGGACGTTTCTCGTGTGTCTAGAGAACATCTATAAGAAGATTACGGGTAAAGAGCTGAAGTACGAGGCTCTCATGGGAAAACCCAGCGAGCTGACCTACCACTTTGCAGAGTACCTCATCAGAAGCCAGGCCATGGAGCGGCAATGGAAACTTCCCATCACTTCCCTTTATGCTATAGG GGATAATCTTATGACTGACATCTATGGGGCCAATCTGTACAACCGCTACCTGGAGGAGAGAGTTTCGAGGAAGAACCCCAAAGCCGTCGCTAAAATGGCAGCTGCCACAGGATCCACCACTGCGGTGCCCCAGGATGAGGACATTGACAACCTGTGGGAGAGCGAGCTGGCTCTGCCCTCTGCCACGTCCTGTAAGTCCGTCCTGGTCTGCACGGGGGTCTACAACCCCAACGCAGAGGTGCCCTCGGATGCGAACCGCTGCATCAAAGAGACGGTGTTCCACGGGCACCGGGACTTCAGATTCGACCCCGCGCTGGTGGAACCGGGCCACATCGTGCAGGACGTGGCGGAAGCCGTCGACCTGATCTTTGAGCAGGAGAAGTTTGTGCCTAAGTAG
- the gp9 gene encoding glycoprotein IX (platelet), whose amino-acid sequence MPPGLILAAFLHLATSSAHPIGQPCLYSVLQSASLQVNCSSSGLVELPPLPSNTTELHVQDNRLTSVSPGLFDGLVGLKKVSLSGNPFHCDCRIQYLRSWLLKNRAAVSKQPTCASPSPVAQKAITELTDEYFSSCGLPSCTGGTYSAAMGAMLCCVLALLLWSLRLAKSSTFTLYINDRHVGLGADSLRSLKPKHRRRLHTTLSGVSADLTSFSCTQELERPVISVELLPQVLDTLHKKHKIKIKAT is encoded by the coding sequence ATGCCCCCTGGTTTAATCTTAGCTGCCTTCCTCCACTTGGCCACATCAAGTGCACATCCTATTGGTCAACCGTGCTTATATTCAGTCCTCCAGTCTGCTAGTCTGCAAGTGAACTGCAGTTCTTCAGGCCTCGTGGAGCTGCCTCCTCTGCCCTCAAACACCACAGAGCTCCACGTGCAGGACAATCGGCTGACCTCGGTGTCTCCGGGCCTGTTTGACGGACTGGTTGGTCTGAAAAAGGTCTCCCTGTCTGGGAACCCCTTCCACTGTGACTGCAGGATCCAGTACCTGAGGAGCTGGCTGCTGAAGAACAGAGCTGCCGTGTCCAAGCAGCCCACTTGTGCCAGTCCAAGCCCCGTGGCTCAGAAGGCCATCACTGAACTCACAGATGAGTACTTCTCCTCCTGCGGCCTGCCGAGCTGCACCGGTGGGACCTACAGCGCAGCGATGGGAGCGATGCTGTGCTGCGtcctggctctgctgctgtggagcttgAGACTGGCCAAATCGTCCACCTTCACCCTTTACATAAACGACAGGCACGTGGGGCTCGGGGCCGACTCTCTGCGCTCACTGAAGCCCAAACACAGAAGGCGGTTGCACACCACACTGTCAGGAGTCAGTGCAGACTTGACTTCTTTCAGTTGTACACAGGAACTAGAAAGGCCTGTTATCAGCGTGGAGCTACTGCCACAAGTTCTGGATACGTTGCACAAGAAGcacaaaataaagataaaggCGACCTGA